AAAAGCCTCATCAGCAGCCAGGGCGAACAGATCAAAGCGGTCGCGTTTGAGCATGGCCTCGAAGACATCGAGGCGCGGGATGGGCAGCACCGTCATGCCATTGGCCCGCATCACCGAAGCATCGGGCCAATGCGCCACCTGCGCCACGCGCAGCTGACGCACCTGTTGCAGGCTGCGCACCTCCTCCAGCTCACGGCGGCGGCTGGCCAGGGCAATCGGCAGGCGCAGGCCGTTGAGGCCGCGGCGCATGCAGGTGTGCACGGGGATGCCATCGGCCTCGCGGGTCTTGGAGGTCATGGTGGCCATCAGGTCCAGCGCGCCGATGCGCAGGTCCAGCATCTGCCGGCTCTGCGTGAGGTTCTCGCGCGGCGGCATGGTTTCCAGGCGGAAGGGGCCATGGCTGGCTTCGGTCTTGCTGAGCAAGAGGTGCAGAACAGCCAGCTCCAGCGAAGGCGTGCCGTCGGCGGCACGGCGCATCTCGTGGCGGATCACCCAGTCCTTGTGGCGACCAGACGGGCTGGCGGCTGCGGGGCCTCCCAAGGAGGGCAGGCCCATGCTGGCGGCCAGGCCCAGGGTCTTGAGCAACTGCCGGCGCGGACCGAGCGCCTGAGCATCCACGCCTGCTGCCATTTCGGTCACTGCCGTGCTGTCTGCCAACCCAAGCCCCATCGTCCGCCCTGCTTACCGGCCGCAGAACGCCTGCCACCACAGCCATCGATTGTGGCGCATGCAGCCTGGGAA
This region of Paucibacter aquatile genomic DNA includes:
- a CDS encoding type 2 periplasmic-binding domain-containing protein codes for the protein MAAGVDAQALGPRRQLLKTLGLAASMGLPSLGGPAAASPSGRHKDWVIRHEMRRAADGTPSLELAVLHLLLSKTEASHGPFRLETMPPRENLTQSRQMLDLRIGALDLMATMTSKTREADGIPVHTCMRRGLNGLRLPIALASRRRELEEVRSLQQVRQLRVAQVAHWPDASVMRANGMTVLPIPRLDVFEAMLKRDRFDLFALAADEAFGIVNALPGVVVLSDWLLAYPSTFSFIVNQARPELAERLRQGWRVVQADGSFEALHEKLVGAEVAQAQLGSRRWLSLSNPELPPAALRQDGRLWHPLVRQRVIAPLLR